The Balaenoptera acutorostrata chromosome 10, mBalAcu1.1, whole genome shotgun sequence genome has a window encoding:
- the STAB1 gene encoding stabilin-1 isoform X6, with translation MAGPWDHHLLCLLALCLAGSSFIGGQKVQSRRCDMKTKFVTHIPCTPCPAIKKRVCPSGWLREFPEKISQDCRYEVQLGDSLLSMSGCSLECSKDVVQKACCPGYWGSQCYECPGGAETPCNSHGTCLDGIDRNGTCVCQENFSGSACQECRDPNRFGPACQSVCSCVHGVCRHGPLGDGSCLCFAGFTGPHCDQELPVCQALNCPQNSQCSAEAPTCSCLPGHTQQGGECLAPDPCQPSPCSPVAQCSVSPRGQAQCRCPENYHGDGTVCLPQDPCTTNNGGCPSNSTLCLYKRPGQATCSCKPGLVSTNHNASAGCFAYCFPYSCDRSATCQVTPDGKTSCVCKEGEVGDGRACYGHLLHEVQKASQTSMTLLRLRVAFAMLDQGCREILSTSGPFTVLAPSISSRTMNASLAQQLCRQHIIAGQHMLEESGTQPTRRWWTLAGQEITVTFSRFRQKYTYKYKDQPQQTFTIHKANYPAANGIFHVVTALRWQPPPELPEDPKRTIGQILASTEAFTRFETILENCGLPSFLDGPGPFTVFAPSNEAVDGLRDGRLVYLFTAGLSKLQELVRYHVYSHGQLTVEKLISKGRVLTMANQVLAVNISEEGRILLGPEGVPLRRVGVLAANGVIHMLEGILLPPTILPILPKLCNEEQHKVVAGSCVDCQALNTSMCPPNSVKLDISPEECVYIHDPTGLNVLKKGCAHYCNQTILKPGCCKGFFGPDCVQCPGGFSNPCYGKGNCSDGVQGSGACLCFPDYKGIACHICSNPNKHGDQCREDCGCVHGLCDNRPGSGGVCQRGTCAPGFSGRFCNESTGNCGPTEQAQQCHLHARCVNQGDVARCLCLDGFEGDGFSCTPSNPCSRPDRGGCSENAECVPGAPGTHHCTCHKGWSGDGRVCVAIDECELDVRGGCHADALCSYVGPGQSQCTCKLGFAGDGYVCSPIDPCRAGNGGCHDLATCRAVGGGQRVCTCPPGYGGDGFSCYGDIFQELEANAHFSIFYQWIKGAGITLPADSRVTALVPSESAIRRLSPEDQAFWLQPRMLPQVVRAHFLQGALSEEELARLDGQSVATLSPTARWEIHNISGRVWVQNASVDVADLLATNGVLHVLSQVLLPPRGDVLGGQGLLQQLDSVPAFRLFRELLQRHRLVPQIEAATAYTIFVPTNHSLEAQANSSGLDLDVVRHHVILGEALSTEALRRGGHRNSLLGPVHWLVFYNHSGQPEVNHVPLEGPVLEAPGRSLFGLSGVLTVGSSRCLHSHAEALREKCVNCTRKFRCTQGYQLEDTPKKSCVYRSGYSFSRGCSYTCAKKIQVPDCCPGFFGTLCEPCPGGLGGVCSGHGQCQDRLLGSGECRCHEGFHGTACEMCELGRYGPNCTGVCDCAHGLCQEGLRGDGSCVCNVGWQGLRCDQKITGPQCPQKCDPNANCVQDSAAAPACVCAAGYSGDGIYCAVVDPCAHDHGGCSPHANCTNVAPGQRTCTCLDGYTGDGELCQEVNSCLIHHGGCHMHAECIPTGPQQVSCSCREGYSGDGIRTCVLLDPCSQNNGGCSPYAVCKSTGDGQRMCTCDAVHTVGDGFTCRARVGLELLRDKHASFFSLHLLEYKELKGNGPFTIFVPHADLMTNLSQDELARIRANRQLVFRYHVAGCRQLRSQELLEEGYATTLSGHPLRFSEREGSIYINDFARMVSSDHVAVNGVLHFIDRVLLPPEALHWEPDAAPIPRRNFTAAAESFGYKIFSGLVTMAGLLPLLRDSFHRPFTMLWPTDSALQALPPDRQVWLYHKDHRDKLAAILRGHVIRNVEALASDLPNLGPLRTMHGTLISFSCSRARPGELTVGEEDARIVQRHLPFEGGLAYGIDQLLEPPGLGARCDRFETRPLWLKVCSICGLEPPCPEGSQEQGSPEACWRYFSKFWTSPPLHSLALRSVWARPSHWGQPQGLGRGCYRNCVTTTWKPSCCPGHYGSECRACPGGASSPCNGHGTCMDGMSGSGYCRCRSRFAGMACELCAPGAFGPLCQACNCTSHGHCDEGLGGSGSCFCDEGWTGPHCEVQLELQPVCAPPCASQAVCRAGHSCECSLGYEGDGRTCTVVDLCQDGRGGCSEHANCSQVGTVVTCTCLPDYEGDGWSCRARNPCEDGHRGGCSEHADCLSTGPNTRRCACHAGYVGDGLQCLEEPEPPVDRCLDQPPPCHVDAVCTDLHFQEKRAGVFHLQAPSGPYSLNFSQAEAACGAQGAVLASLPQLSAAQQLGLHLCLVGWLANGSAAHPVVFPAADCGDGQVGVVSLGARENLSERWDAYCYRMQDVACQCRDGFVGDGASVCNGKLLDVLATTANFSTFYGVCRGPGSGPGGWYSRDPCGESLPTTLSPPSQMLLGYANATPRGLDFLDFLDDELTYKTLFVPVNEGFMDNLTLSGPDLELHASNTTFLSTNASQGTLLPAHSGLSLIISDTGPDNSSQAPVVPGAVVVSHVIVWDIVAFNGIIHTLASPLLAPPQPRAVVAPEARPVAAGAGAVVAAGVLLGLAAGALYLRARSRSAGFGFSAFQAEDDAADDFSPWQEGTSPTLVSVPNPVFGSHDAFCEPFDSSPQDSLLEDDFPDTQRILEVK, from the exons ATGGCAGGGCCCTGGGACCACCACCTGCTCTGCCTCCTGGCCCTCTGCCTGGCAGGCTCCAGCTTCATCGGGGGGCAGAAG GTACAGTCCAGACGCTGCGACATGAAGACCAAGTTTGTCACTCACATACCCTGCACCCCGTGCCCTGCCATCAAGAAGCGGGTGTGTCCTTCGGGCTGGCTTCGGGAGTTCCCGGAGAAGATCTCACAGGACTGCCG ATACGAGGTCCAGCTGGGGGACTCTTTGTTGTCTATGAGCGGCTGCAGCCTGGAGTGCTCGAAGGACGTGGTGCAGAAGGCCTGCTGCCCTGGCTACTGGGGGTCCCAGTGCTATG AGTGCCCTGGGGGTGCCGAGACCCCATGCAACAGCCACGGAACCTGCCTGGATGGCATAGACAGGAACGGGACCTGTGTGTGCCAG GAAAACTTCAGCGGCTCAGCCTGCCAGGAGTGTAGAGACCCCAACCGGTTCGGTCCTGCCTGCCAGTCAG TCTGCAGCTGTGTGCATGGCGTGTGCCGCCATGGGCCACTCGGGGATGGAAGCTGCCTGTGCTTTGCTGGATTCACTGGACCCCACTGTGACCAAG AGCTCCCCGTCTGCCAGGCCCTGAACTGTCCTCAGAACTCCCAGTGCTCTGCAGAGGCCCCTACCTGCAGCTGCCTGCCTGGCCACACCCAGCAGGGCGGCGAATGCCTAG CCCCTGACCCCTGCCAGCCGTCGCCCTGCTCCCCAGTTGCCCAGTGCTCCGTGAGCCCCAGGGGGCAGGCACAGTGTCGCTGCCCTGAGAACTACCATGGGGACGGAACAGTGTGTCTGCCCCAGGACCCATGCACCACCAACAACGGCGGCTGCCCCAGCAACTCCACCTTATGTCTGTACAAGAGGCCAGGCCAG GCCACCTGCTCATGTAAGCCAGGCCTGGTCAGCACCAACCACAATGCCTCCGCGGGCTGCTTCGCCTACTGCTTCCCCTACTCCTGTGACCGGTCAGCCACCTGCCAGGTGACCCCTGATGGAAAGACCAG CTGTGTGTGCAAGGAGGGCGAGGTGGGAGATGGGCGTGCCTGCTACGGCCACCTGCTCCACGAGGTGCAGAAGGCCAGCCAGACGAGCATGACGTTACTGCGGCTGAGAGTCGCCTTTGCCATGCTGG accagggctgccGGGAGATCCTCAGCACGTCGGGCCCATTCACCGTGCTGGCACCGTCCATATCCTCCAGGACCATGAAC GCATCCCTTGCCCAGCAGCTCTGCAGACAGCACATCATCGCAGGGCAGCACATGCTGGAGGAGTCAGGGACCCAGCCTACACGCAGGTGGTGGACGCTAGCTGGACAGGAGATCACCGTCACTTTCAGCCGCTTCAGG CAGAAATACACCTACAAGTACAAAGACCAGCCCCAACAGACATTCACCATCCACAAGGCCAACTACCCAGCAGCCAATGGCATCTTCCACGTGGTCACTGCCCTGCGATGGCAGCCCCCACCAGAGCTCCCTGAGGACCCCAAG AGGACCATCGGCCAGATCCTTGCCTCCACTGAGGCCTTCACCCGGTTTGAAACCATCCTGGAG AACTGTGGGCTGCCCTCCTTCCTGGATGGCCCTGGGCCCTTCACAGTCTTTGCCCCCAGCAATGAGGCAGTGGATGGCTTGCGGGATGGCCGCCTGGTCTACCTCTTCACAGCG GGTCTCTCCAAACTGCAGGAGCTGGTGAGGTACCATGTCTATAGCCACGGCCAG ctGACTGTTGAGAAGCTCATCTCCAAGGGCCGGGTCCTCACCATGGCAAACCAGGTCCTGGCTGTGAATATCtcagaggag GGGCGCATCCTGCTGGGACCTGAGGGGGTCCCCCTACGGAGGGTGGGCGTGCTGGCTGCCAACGGCGTCATCCACATGCTGGAGGGCATCCTGCTGCCCCCGACCATCCTGCCCATCCTGCCCAagctctgcaacgaagagcagcacAAGGTCGTGGCG GGCTCCTGTGTGGACTGCCAAGCCCTGAACACCAGCATGTGCCCCCCCAACAGCGTGAAGCTG GACATCTCCCCTGAGGAGTGTGTCTACATCCATGACCCTACTGGGCTGAACGTCCTGAAGAAGGGCTGCGCCCACTACTGCAACCAGACCATCCTG AAACCTGGCTGCTGCAAAGGGTTTTTTGGGCCTGACTGTGTGCAGTGTCCTGGGGGCTTCTCCAACCCCTGCTATGGCAAAGGCAAC tgCAGTGATGGGGTCCAGGGCAGCGGGGCCTGCCTCTGCTTCCCAGACTACAAGGGCATCGCCTGCCACATCTGCTCCAACCCAAACAAGCATGGAGACCAGTGCCGGGAAG ACTGCGGCTGTGTCCACGGTCTATGTGACAACCGTCCAGGCAGTGGGGGGGTGTGCCAGCGTGGCACATGTGCCCCAGGCTTCAGTGGCCGCTTCTGCAACGAGTCCACAGGGAACTGTGGGCCCACAGAACAGGCCCAGCAGTGCCACCTGCATGCCCGCTGCGTTAACCAGGGGGATGTTGCCAG gtgtcTCTGTCTCGATGGCTTTGAGGGTGACGGCTTCTCCTGCACACCCAGCAACCCCTGCTCTCGCCCAGACCGTGGCGGATGCTCGGAGAAT GCTGAGTGTGTCCCTGGGGCCCCAGGCACCCACCACTGCACATGCCACAAGGGCTGGAGTGGGGACGGTCGTGTCTGCGTGGCCATCGACGAGTGTGAGCTGGATGTGCGAGGCGGCTGCCACGCTGACGCCCTCTGCAGCTATGTGGGACCCGGGCAG AGCCAGTGCACCTGCAAGCTGGGATTCGCGGGGGACGGCTACGTGTGCAGTCCCATTGACCCCTGCCGGGCAGGCAACGGTGGCTGCCATGATCTG GCCACCTGCCGGGCAGTGGGAGGAGGTCAGCGGGTCTGCACATGCCCCCCTGGCTATGGGGGTGATGGCTTCAGCTGCTACGGAGACATCTTCCAA gaGCTGGAGGCAAATGCCCACTTCTCCATCTTCTACCAGTGGATCAAG GGGGCCGGCATCACTCTTCCTGCTGACAGCCGAGTCACAGCCCTGGTGCCCTCGGAGTCTGCCATCCGTAGGCTGAGCCCTGAGGACCAGGCCTTCTGGCTGCAGCCGAGGATGCTACCGCAAGTGGTCAG GGCCCATTTTCTCCAGGGCGCCCTGTCTGAGGAGGAGCTGGCCCGGCTGGATGGGCAGAGTGTAGCCACCCTGAGCCCCACCGCACGCTGGGAGATTCACAACATCAGTGGG AGGGTCTGGGTGCAGAATGCCAGCGTGGACGTGGCTGACCTCCTTGCCACCAATGGTGTCCTACATGTCCTCAGTCAG GTCTTACTGCCTCCGAGAGGGGATGTGCTGGGGGGGCAGGGATTGCTGCAGCAGCTGGACTCAGTGCCTGCCTTCCGCCTCTTCCGGGAGCTGCTGCAG CGCCACAGGCTGGTACCCCAGATTGAGGCTGCCACCGCCTACACCATCTTCGTGCCAACCAACCACTCTCTGGAGGCCCAGGCCAACAGCAGCGGCCTG gACTTGGACGTAGTGCGACACCATGTGATCCTGGGGGAGGCGCTTTCCACAGAGGCCCTGCGCAGGGGGGGACACCGCAACTCCCTCCTGGGCCCTGTGCACTGGCTTGTCTTCTACAACCATAGTGGCCAg CCTGAGGTGAACCACGTGCCGCTGGAAGGCCCTGTGCTGGAGGCCCCTGGCCGCTCACTGTTTGGCCTGTCCGGGGTCCTGACAGTGGGCTCAAGCCGCTGCCTGCACAGCCACGCAGAGGCCCTGCGG GAGAAATGTGTAAATTGCACCCGGAAATTCCGCTGCACTCAAGGCTACCAGCTGGAG GACACCCCCAAGAAGAGTTGTGTCTACCGGTCTGGCTACTCCTTCTCCCGGGGCTGTTCTTACACGTGTGCCAAGAAGATCCAG GTGCCTGACTGCTGCCCTGGCTTCTTCGGCACACTGTGTGAGCCGTGCCCGGGGGGTCTGGGTGGTGTGTGCTCGGGCCACGGGCAGTGTCAGGACAGGCTCCTGGGCAGTGGGGAGTGCCGCTGCCACGAGGGCTTCCACGGAACGGCCTGTGAGATGTGTGAGCTGGGCCGCTACGGGCCCAACTGCACTGGAG TGTGTGACTGTGCCCACGGGCTGTGCCAGGAGGGGCTCCGAGGGGACGGAAGCTGTGTCTGTAACGTGGGTTGGCAGGGCCTCCGCTGTGACCAGA AAATCACTGGCCCTCAATGCCCGCAGAAGTGTGACCCCAATGCCAA CTGCGTCCAGGACTCGGCTGCAGCCCCTGCCTGCGTCTGTGCCGCGGGGTACTCGGGCGACGGCATCTACTGTGCAG TGGTGGACCCTTGTGCCCATGACCACGGGGGCTGCTCCCCCCACGCCAACTGCACCAATGTGGCACCTGGTCAGCGGACATGCACCTGCCTGGATGGCTACACGGGTGATGGGGAGCTGTGCCAGG AAGTTAACAGCTGTCTCATCCACCACGGGGGCTGCCACATGCACGCCGAATGTATCCCCACAGGCCCCCAGCAG GTCTCCTGCAGCTGCCGCGAGGGTTACAGTGGGGACGGCATCCGGACTTGTGTGCTCCTGGACCCCTGCTCCCAG AACAATGGAGGCTGCAGCCCCTATGCTGTGTGCAAAAGCACAGGGGATGGCCAGAGGATGTGTACCTGCGATGCAGTCCACACTGTGGGTGATGGCTTCACCTGCCGTGCCCGAGTCGGCCTG GAGCTCCTTCGGGACAAGCATGCCTCATTCTTCAGCCTCCATCTCCTG GAATACAAGGAGCTCAAGGGGAATGGGCCTTTCACAATCTTTGTGCCGCATGCAGATCTAATGACCAACCTGTCGCAG GATGAGCTGGCCCGGATTCGTGCCAATCGCCAGCTTGTGTTCCGCTATCACGTGGCTGGTTGCCGGCAGCTGCGAAGCCAGGAGCTGCTAGAGGAGGGCTATGCCACCACACTCTCCGGGCACCCGCTGCGCTTCAGTGAGAGGGAG ggcagcATATACATCAATGACTTCGCACGCATGGTGAGCAGCGACCATGTGGCTGTGAACGGTGTCTTGCATTTCATCGACCGTGTCCTGCTGCCACCTGAAGCGCTGCACTGGGAGCCTGACGCTGCCCCGATTCCGCGG AGAAACTTCACCGCCGCTGCGGAGAGCTTCGGTTACAAGATCTTCAGTGGCCTTGTGACG ATGGCTGGCCTGCTGCCCCTGCTTCGAGATTCATTCCATAGGCCCTTCACAATGCTGTGGCCCACAGACTCCGCCCTGCAAGCTTTGCCTCCCGATCGCCAGGTCTGGCTATACCATAAAGACCACCGTGACAAGCTGGCAGCCATTCTGCGGGGCCACGTGATCCGCAATGTCGAG GCCTTGGCATCTGACCTGCCCAACCTGGGCCCACTGCGCACCATGCATGGGACCCTCATCTCCTTCTCCTGCAGCCGTGCCCGGCCG GGTGAGCTCACGGTGGGAGAGGAGGACGCCCGGATTGTGCAGCGACACCTGCCCTTTGAGGGGGGCCTGGCCTACGGCATTGACCAGCTGCTGGAGCCACCTGGCCTTGGTGCCCGGTGTGACCGCTTTGAGACTCGGCCTCTGTGGCTG AAGGTTTGCAGCATTTGTGGGCTGGAACCACCCTGTCCTGAGGGCTCACAGGAGCAG GGCAGCCCTGAAGCCTGCTGGCGCTACTTCTCAAAGTTCTGGACGTCTCCTCCGCTGCACTCCTTGGCACTGCGCAGTGTTTGGGCCCGGCCCAGCCACTGGGGTCAGCCCCAAGGCCTGGGCAGGGGCTGCTACCGCAACTGTGTCACCACCACCTGGAAGCCCAGCTGCTGCCCTGGTCACTATGGCAGTGAGTGCCGAG CTTGCCCTGGGGGTGCCAGCAGCCCCTGTAATGGCCATGGCACGTGCATGGACGGCATGAGCGGCAGCGGGTACTGTAGGTGCCGTTCGAGGTTTGCCGGGATGGCATGTGAACTCTGTGCCCCGGGTGCCTTTGGGCCCCTTTGCCAAG cctgcaaCTGTACCTCCCATGGCCACTGCGATGAGGGCTTGGGGGGCTCCGGCTCCTGCTTCTGTGATGAGGGCTGGACTGGGCCACACTGTGAGGTGCAGCTGG AGCTGCAGCCTGTGTGTGCTCCACCCTGCGCATCCCAGGCCGTGTGCCGCGCTGGCCACAGCTGTGAGTGCAGCCTGGGCTACGAAGGGGATGGCCGCACGTGCACAG TGGTAGACCTGTGCCAGGATGGGCGTGGCGGCTGCAGCGAGCATGCCAACTGCAGCCAGGTAGGCACAGTGGTCACCTGCACCTGCCTGCCCGACTATGAGGGTGACGGCTGGAGCTGCCGGGCCCGCAACCCCTGTGAGGATGGCCACCGCGGGGGCTGCAGCGAGCACGCCGACTGCCTGAGCACTGGACCG AACACACGGCGCTGTGCGTGCCACGCTGGCTACGTGGGCGATGGACTGCAGTGTCTGGAGGAGCCTGAGCCGCCTGTGGACCGCTGCCTGGACCAGCCACCACCCTGTCACGTGGATGCTGTGTGCACTGACCTGCACTTCCAGG AAAAACGAGCCGGTGTCTTCCACCTCCAGGCCCCCAGTGGCCCCTACAGCCTGAATTTCTCACAGGCCGAGGCAGCCTGTGGGGCCCAAGGAGCTGTCCTtgcttctctccctcagctctcTGCTGCCCAGCAG CTGGGCCTTCACCTCTGCCTTGTGGGCTGGCTGGCCAACGGCTCGGCTGCCCATCCCGTCGTTTTCCCGGCAGCAGACTGTGGCGATGGTCAGGTGGGCGTGGTCAGTCTGGGTGCCCGGGAGAACCTGTCGGAGCGCTGGGACGCCTACTGCTACCGCATGCAAG ACGTGGCCTGCCAATGCCGCGATGGCTTCGTGGGCGATGGGGCCAGCGTGTGCAATGGGAAGCTGCTTGATGTGCTGGCCACCACTGCCAACTTCTCCACCTTCTATGGGGTGTGCAGGGGCCCAGGCTCAGGACCAGGGGGGTGGTACAGCCGGGATCCCTGTGGAGAGAGCCTACCCACTACCCTGTCCCCACCATCCCAGATGCTACTGGGCTACGCCAATGCCACCCCGAGGGGTCTCGACTTCCTGGACTTCCTGGACGACGAGCTCACCTACAAGACACTCTTCGTCCCTGTCAACGAAGGCTTTATGGACAACCTC ACACTGAGCGGCCCAGACCTGGAGCTACACGCCTCCAATACCACCTTCCTGAGCACCAACGCCAGCCAGGGTACCTTGCTTCCCGCCCACTCGGGCCTCAGCCTCATCATCAGTGACACGGGCCCTGACAACAGTTCTCAGGCCCCTGTG GTCCCAGGAGCAGTTGTGGTTAGCCACGTCATCGTGTGGGACATCGTGGCCTTCAACGGCATCATCCACACTCTGGCCAGCCCCCTCTTGGCACCCCCGCAGCCT CGGGCAGTGGTGGCCCCGGAGGCCCGACCTGTGGCAGCAGGCGCGGGGGCTGTGGTAGCTGCTGGAGTGCTCCTTGGCCTCGCGGCCGGAGCCCTCTACCTTCGTGCCCGAAGCAGGTCCGCAGGCTTTGGCTTCTCTGCCTTCCAG GCGGAAGATGATGCTGCTGATGACTTCTCCCCATGGCAGGAAGGGACGAGCCCAACCCTGGTCTCTGTCCCCAACCCGGTCTTTGGTAGCCATGATGCCTTTTGTGAGCCCTTTGAC tccTCCCCTCAGGACTCGCTCCTGGAGGACGACTTCCCTGACACCCAGAGGATCCTCGAGGTCAAGTGA